The genomic interval TTTGGGAGTAGTAAATGGTGTGAAGGATAGGACTCATATTACTGTAGAAGCATTGTCTTCAAGACTAAGTCCTAGAATACAGAGAATTTTAGAAAAAATTAGCGATGTTCTTATTTGTGGTTTTGGAATTTTGATGATAAAGGAAGGAGTCGTCCTTTACAACATATCTAATATGCAAAGACTTCCCGCTACTCAGATTAATAAAGGTATGATGTACTTAGTACTCATTATTTGTGGGTTTATGATGGTAATTTATACTACACTTCAGATATTAAATATATCAATAGACAGAGAAGAGAAGTTGACTTTAAAAAGCAATACTAATGCTACTGAAGAATTATTATAATGTTCATTTAATTTATTATAGAAAGAAGTGAGACAATGACAGTAGAAATAATAGGGATTACAATTTTATTAGGAATCTTCTTTTTACTGATGTTTTTAAAAATTCCTATTGCTTTTGCTATGGGGATATCATCTATAGTTACAGCAATATATCTTGACATTCCAACAATTATGGTTTTTCAAAGAATGGTTAACGGGTTAAACAGCTTTACTTTTTTAGCAGTACCTTTCTTTATTGTAGCGGGTCAGATAATGTCGGAAGGGGGAATATCCAAACGATTAATTAAGTTTTCTAATGTACTAGTTGGAAAAATTCGTGGGGGGATGGCAGTAGTAAACGTGTTTGCAAGTATGCTTTTTGGGGGAATATCTGGGTCCTCTGTAGCAGATGTTTCATCAATTGGTTCTTTCTTAATACCAATGATGGAGGAAAATGGATATGATAAAGACTACTCAGTAGCTGTAACCGTAACATCTTCCGTACAAGGTGTCATCATTCCCCCTAGTCAAAATGTCATTTATTATTCTTTAGCAGCTGGAGGTTTATCGGTAGGAAAACTATTTCTTGGTGGATATATCCCGGGTATTATTCTTGGACTTGCCCTCATGTTTTTAAGCTATGGGATTGCAGTAAAGAGAAACTATCCTAAAGGACAAAGCTATACACTTAAAGAATCGATAAGCATTATTTTAGATGCTTTGATTGGATTATTTACTGTTGTTATTATCATGGGTGGTATATTGTTTGGAATTTTTACAGCGACAGAATCAGCGGCTATTGCTACTGTATATGCCTTTATAGTAACTTGGTTAGTTTATCGTGAGTTGGGACTTAAAAAAATGTATAAGGTCTTAAAAGATTCTGTTCAGACTTTATCAATTATTGTAGCTATTATAGGAACATCATCGGCGTTTGCTTTTTTATTGGCTTATTTAAGAGTACCGACAATGGTAACCAATCTTCTGTTAGGTATATCAGACAATAGAATAGTCATAATTCTGCTTATCAATCTATTATTATTGGTATTAGGGATGTTAATGGATATGGGCATATTGATTTTACTTTTGACCCCTATATTATTACCTGTGGCTATAGAGATTGGGATGGATCCTATCCAGTTTGGAATCATGATGATGCTGAATCTAGGTATAGGCTTATGTACACCGCCTGTAGGCACATCTTTGTTTGTAGGTTGTGCTATAGCTAAGTTAAAGATTGAGAATTCAATAAAAGCTTTGCTGCCTTTTTATGCAGTTATGGTTGCAGTATTATTGCTAGTTATTTTTGCTCCAGGTGTTGTAATGTTCTTACCGAATTTAATGGATTAAAGACCATCTAAAATAAGGAATTTGCTAGAAATCAGGTGTTGCAATGGGAGATAAAACTTTAAAAAAACTGTTTAATTTTAAACAAAATCCTATAGGTATTTTATTCTTAATTATCTGTTTTGTATGTATTATCTTACCTATGAGCTTTAATCAGTTTTTATCCTATAACAATTATGTATTGGATACAAGAGAGCATATTATAGAAAGTAACTACAAGGCGTTGTCTGATATAAACCATTCAATTTATGAGTTTACTGTTAGGATAGAAAATGAACTAGAGTATATATCAAGGAATACGGTAATCAGCAATTATACACAAGAAACAGAGGAAATGGACATAGCGTTGGTGTTCAATGATTTTATTAGGCTAAATAAAAAAATTGGTAACATTTATTTTGTAGACGTTAAAAATAGGGACTTGTTTTTAACACAAAATTTAGAAGGATTAGTCTCTTATAAGGGTAAGCAACAAATATATAATTCTAGCGAATACGATATCTATAGCACGGCCTATAACGGATTACAAGTGAAATGGCACCCCTATCATATAAGCGGGATTACAAATCAAAGAGTCATAAGTGCTTTAAAAATTATATACAATTGGCAAAAAAGTGAGGTTGTAGGGTATATTGTCATTGAAATACCTTTAGAGGTTTTCTCAAGCTCGATTACTCATAATAACTTCGGTCAAAGAAACCGAGTTATCGTACTAGATAAAAATAATAATGTTATAGCCCACACCAATGAATTTTATCTAGGGAGAGAGTTTGAAAATCAACAAATTATAGATGCTTTAGATACAAACTTTCTAGGAGATTTATTTATTAATGATTATTACTCCACAGGATATTATAACTATAGAAAATTTCCTAAGCTAGATTTCAATTTAATTGCGTATGTCCCCCAATGGCATTTTAGTAATTTGGTGAAGCCTATGAGGAATTCAAGTATGACAGTTGTTGCTATAAGCATTGTTTTCGGCATAATTTCTTCCATAATTTTAGCCCAATATCTAATTTCTCAAATCAAAGTCAGAGAACAAAAGCAAGAGCTAAAGAGAAGAGAAACAGAGCTAAATGCTTTGCAAGTACAGATTAATCCACATTTTTTATACAATACGCTAGAATCAATTAGATGGATGGCAGAAATTGATAATGCTACTGAAGCAGTTGATATGATTATGGCTTTGAGTGAACTTTTCAGAAGAAGTTCAAAAAACCCTAATGATTTGGTTACTGTTGAGGAAGAAATAGAATGTTTAAAGCATTATCTATTTATTCAACAAAAGAGATACGGCGATAAATTTGAAGTAGCATGGAATGTCCCTAAAAATCTTCTAAAGTGCAAAATGATAAAATTTATCCTACAGCCTATTATTGAAAATTGCCTTGAGCATGGCATTGCCGACCTAGAAGAATATGGAAAAATAACTATTAGAGCATGCTTAAAAGAAAAAAGCATAAACTTTACAATTGCTGATAACGGCAAAGGAATAGACTCTAATAAACTAGAACTAATAAGAAATAAACTTGAAGGTATAAATACTGAAAAAATAGGGATAGGAATTTCCAATGTACATGAGCGGTTAAAACTATATTATGGAAATGAATATGGAATTGAAATTAAAAGCTGTGAGAATAAAGGAACTGAAATAACAATTAAATTAGGTGTGATACCAAGCTAAAATTTCTTTTTCTAAGAATGTATAAAAATCCTATAAGAAACTGAGGAATAGTATAATGCATGAAGCTTTGAGCAATCTTATTTCCATGGTTATGTTGATAACCCTTGGATATATAATAAGGATAAAGAAAACCAGCTTAGATGATTTATCCAATATCGTAGTAGACATATGTCTGCCAGCACTAATACTATATAGTACTATTACAACCTTTTCTAAAGAAGTATTTCAACAAGCAGTATACACCTTTGTATTAGGAATAGTAGCAGCACTTATAGGATTAGTTTTGGGAATTTGTGTGTTAAGATTTCTAAAAATCCAGCAAGAAGATCGAGGAGCATTTCTAATTACTTCTTCATTTGGCAATACGGGTTTTATTGGGTTGCCATTAATAATGTTGCTGTTTGGCCAAGAAGGTCTTCTGTTGGCAGTTTGTTTTGATTTTGGCATGAACATAATCTTATGGAGTATTGGTATAAATATATTACAGAACACAAACAAACTTTTTACTATAAAAACCATAAAGAATCTTGGCAATCCTTTTATCCTAGCTATTATTGCAGGCATATTAATAAACATATTAGAAATAGAGGTACCTAATGCATTTCTTACTTTTATAGAATCCCTAGGAAACATTGCTTCGCCTATTGCCATGATATTTATTGGGTTGATGTTAAAACAAATGAACTTTAAAGATACAAAACATAGCAAGAGTGTTATAGCATTAATAGTAATAAAGTTAATTTTGGTACCGTTTTGCATATTCGTTATATCAAAAACTATGTTTATCGATGAAATTGTGGTAGTTGTTTCTTTACTTCAATCAGCTATGCCATGTATGGCTAGCGCACCTATTATTGTAAAGAGATTTCAAGGCGATTCCACTTATCCAGCTATAGGTGTATTACTATCTACGATTATATCTATAGCAACTATACCTCTATTAATTGGATTAGTTCAAATGATTTTTAATGTATTCTAAAGGGGTATATGTTCTTATCAAAATATAAATGTAAATTTGATAATGGATAAGGCATAAGTATTTGTTAATGTCTTTTTAAAATATATTTTTCAAATTAAATCAAGGAGGTAGTAAGATGAAATTATACGTATCTATAAATCCACAAGAATTAGGAGAAAAGGCGGCTTCCCATGCTGCTGATGAGCTTAATAAGGCCATATCAGAGCAAGGATATGCTAGATTGCTAGTATCAACAGGAGCTTCACAATTTGAAACACTTAGTGCATTGATAAAAAAAGATATAGACTGGAAAAAGGTTGAAATGTTTCATTTAGATGAATATGTTAACTTGCCAGAAAATCATATTGCAAGCTTTCGTAAATACTTAAAAGAAAGATTTGTTCAACGTATTCCTCTTAAAAAGGCCCATTTAGTAAATGGAGAAGGGGATATAAAAGAAACAATAAAATTACTAACAGAGGAAATTAGAAAACAGCCTATTGACGTGGCCTTAATAGGAATCGGCGAAAATGCCCATATAGCCTTTAATGATCCGCCTGCAGACTTTGACACAAAAGAAGCCTATATTGTAGTTGAGTTAGATGACAAATGCAAAGAACAACAAGTTAGAGAAGGGTGGTTTAAGATTATAGAAGATGTCCCTAAAACTGCAATCTCTATGAGTGTATACCAAATTATGCAGAGTAAAATAATTATCTCATCTGTACCACACTTAGTAAAGGCAAAAGCAGTAAAAGATACTCTAGAAAGTGACTTAACTAATACAATTCCAGCAACCATGCTAAAACAACATGATAACTGGCATCTTTATTTAGATGAATCGTCTTCATCGCTAATAGATCATAAGCAAAGTTATAATTCACTATACCTTTAAATAGATACTATTAACTGTAGATTTAACCAACAAATAGCAAGTCATCATAATGTATTATTATGTTTTATCAAATCATAAGTAGAAATTATATCTAATAAAAGCTCACTAAAATTATTTTGTTATAGTATATCTAGTCTTAATAGAGGTATTATAATAACTGGCAAGTAAAATATTATATTTTGAGGAATATTCATACAAATTGATACACTCAATTTAAGTCTCAATATTAAAAAATACAATTATTTCAATTGACCTTTAAATTATTATAATAATTTAAATAATTAAATAAGTTGACTTATAAAGAATATTTTGATAATATATAGTAAACGTTTACTATATATTATCAAAATTATTGCTTGTGATAGCAAACATTTTTTGCACATCATAGTAAACGTTTACTATGTGTCTATGACAAAATCAATTCTATTATGTAAGGTGAGATTTAAATGAAAAAGAAGCCAACTATCTCAGATATAGCAAAATTAGCTAACGTTTCCATTGCTACCGTATCTCGTGTACTAAGCAATTCAGATTACCCAGTAAAAGAAGAAGTTCGACAAAAAATATTGGGAATATCTAAAGAAGTTAATTATAAACCTAATATTTTTGGAAAAATGCTCAAGGGTGGTTCTAGCAAAGAAATAGGAGTAATTATTCCTAGTGTTACAAATCCATTTTATGCACAATTAGTATCAGCAGTAGAAAAACAATGTATAAATAGAGGCTATATCCCTCTTATTTGTAGTTCCTATAATAATCCCAAAATGGAAAAAAGACATATAGATATACTTTTTCAAAAACAGGTAGCTGGAATAGTTATGTCAACTATTAGAAAAGATGATCCTTTTTTAAATATAGAAGCCCATGATAAAAATGTAAAAGTTGTATTATTTGATCAAACTCGTACAGATTTACAATATGATAGCGTATCCTTTGATTTTCGCAAAGGTGGTTACATGGCAGTAGACTATTTAATTCAGTGTGGACATAAAGATATTGCATTTTTAACAGCACCAATTGATAGAAAGAGTAGAAAAATGATACTAGAGGGTTACAAACAAGCATTGAAGATTAATGGGATTATGTATAATTCGAAACGGGTGATTATATCCTCCATGATAGGAACAAATGATAGTGGAGAATTTGAATACGAAAATGGGAAGACACTAGCACGATTGCTCCTACAAGACAAGGTTTTACCAGATGCTATAGTTACCATAAATGATATGACAGCCATAGGCATTATTAGGGAGCTAACTAGTGAAGGAATTGAAGTACCAAAGGATGTATCTATTATCGGTTTTGATAATATTTCAATTTCCTCAATGATTACTCCATCACTGACAACCATCAACCAGCCATCCTATGAAACAGGTACTTTGGCAACTAAGATGCTATTAGATCGTATTGAGGGAAAGGAAATAGAAACAAACAATATTGTTATGAAACCGACGCTTATAAAAAGAGATTCTGTCAAAAAAATAGAAAAGGAGACAAGACAATGAGAAATCAACATTATGGAGAGGTTAACTTAAAAATTTTTAAAACGAGGGAGGATATGGGTGTAGTTGCAGCTAGGGAGGCATCTGAGAAAATTATAGAATTATTAGGGGAAAAAAAAGAAATTAATTGCGTTTTTGCGGCAGCACCATCACAAAATGAATTTTTACAAAGTTTACTCGGAGATTCAAAAATTGATTGGTCTAGAATAAATGGATACCACATGGATGAATATATTGGATTATCACAGGAGAACAGCAGGTCCTTTACTAATTTTTTAAACACTAAAATTTTCAATAAAGTACCTTTTAAGTCTGTAAATTTATTGAATGGGCTTGCAGATCCACAAGAAGAATGTAATCGATATGAAAAACTATTAAAACATAATCCTATAGATATTGTATTTATGGGAATTGGTGAAAATGGCCATATTGCATTTAACGATCCTGGAGTAGCAAAATTTCAGGATGAAAGACTGGTAAAGATAGTAGAATTGGAAGAATCTTGTAAGGTTCAGCAGGTTAATGATGGATGTTTTCCAACAATTGAAGATGTACCCCAAAAAGCTATTACGTTAACAATACCAGCATTGGTAGACTGTAAGTATATTTTTTGTGTTGTACCCAGTGCTAATAAAGCAAAAGCTGTAACTTCAGCATTAAAAGGAGAGATTAGTGAAGTGTGTCCAGCATCTATACTTAGAAGGACTAAAAATGTAAATATGTACATTGATGAAGCTTGTGCTGCCTTATTATAAGCAATGATTAGCAAGTTATAATTATAGAAACTTATACACAAGAATAGGTGTAATTTTGAACATTACATGAGATGGGGTGGGTTTCATGAGGTTAGATAATATTAATAAATATTATATAGTAGGCATTCTTCCATTTACTACGGTTATTTTTATTTTATCTTTATTACTATCTTATAATAGAAAAACAGTTTTTTACTCTTTACTCATGGTAGGGGTATTGACGACTTATCAATTGGTTAAAAAATTCACCTTTCTACCTAGGCCTTTAGAAGAATATAAAGATCTAAAAGAAATAAAGCCGCACTTACCTATAAAATATGATGTACGTTACTTTACCTCTAAAGATTTTGACAAATATCCATTTTTTCCAAGAATAGTGGAAATTCTTTCCCCTCTATATTTAAAAGAAGGCGAAAAATTAAAGGTTGTTATCAACGAGAGTCTATTAAAGAATAAAAATGAGCCCTTTATTTACATAGCTATTTGTCGAGAAATTGAAAAATATCGAACAAAGAGCCAAGTAAAAATAATATTAACCCTCGTAACTCCTATTTTAATGGTCATTATAATTGTATTAT from Natronincola ferrireducens carries:
- a CDS encoding TRAP transporter small permease; translated protein: MNSIKRMIRFLDKSLEIVSMILLVLMIIVTVYQVILRSIFNNPTSWSEEIALLFMIWFGYLGVVNGVKDRTHITVEALSSRLSPRIQRILEKISDVLICGFGILMIKEGVVLYNISNMQRLPATQINKGMMYLVLIICGFMMVIYTTLQILNISIDREEKLTLKSNTNATEELL
- a CDS encoding TRAP transporter large permease, whose protein sequence is MTVEIIGITILLGIFFLLMFLKIPIAFAMGISSIVTAIYLDIPTIMVFQRMVNGLNSFTFLAVPFFIVAGQIMSEGGISKRLIKFSNVLVGKIRGGMAVVNVFASMLFGGISGSSVADVSSIGSFLIPMMEENGYDKDYSVAVTVTSSVQGVIIPPSQNVIYYSLAAGGLSVGKLFLGGYIPGIILGLALMFLSYGIAVKRNYPKGQSYTLKESISIILDALIGLFTVVIIMGGILFGIFTATESAAIATVYAFIVTWLVYRELGLKKMYKVLKDSVQTLSIIVAIIGTSSAFAFLLAYLRVPTMVTNLLLGISDNRIVIILLINLLLLVLGMLMDMGILILLLTPILLPVAIEIGMDPIQFGIMMMLNLGIGLCTPPVGTSLFVGCAIAKLKIENSIKALLPFYAVMVAVLLLVIFAPGVVMFLPNLMD
- a CDS encoding sensor histidine kinase — translated: MGDKTLKKLFNFKQNPIGILFLIICFVCIILPMSFNQFLSYNNYVLDTREHIIESNYKALSDINHSIYEFTVRIENELEYISRNTVISNYTQETEEMDIALVFNDFIRLNKKIGNIYFVDVKNRDLFLTQNLEGLVSYKGKQQIYNSSEYDIYSTAYNGLQVKWHPYHISGITNQRVISALKIIYNWQKSEVVGYIVIEIPLEVFSSSITHNNFGQRNRVIVLDKNNNVIAHTNEFYLGREFENQQIIDALDTNFLGDLFINDYYSTGYYNYRKFPKLDFNLIAYVPQWHFSNLVKPMRNSSMTVVAISIVFGIISSIILAQYLISQIKVREQKQELKRRETELNALQVQINPHFLYNTLESIRWMAEIDNATEAVDMIMALSELFRRSSKNPNDLVTVEEEIECLKHYLFIQQKRYGDKFEVAWNVPKNLLKCKMIKFILQPIIENCLEHGIADLEEYGKITIRACLKEKSINFTIADNGKGIDSNKLELIRNKLEGINTEKIGIGISNVHERLKLYYGNEYGIEIKSCENKGTEITIKLGVIPS
- a CDS encoding AEC family transporter — protein: MHEALSNLISMVMLITLGYIIRIKKTSLDDLSNIVVDICLPALILYSTITTFSKEVFQQAVYTFVLGIVAALIGLVLGICVLRFLKIQQEDRGAFLITSSFGNTGFIGLPLIMLLFGQEGLLLAVCFDFGMNIILWSIGINILQNTNKLFTIKTIKNLGNPFILAIIAGILINILEIEVPNAFLTFIESLGNIASPIAMIFIGLMLKQMNFKDTKHSKSVIALIVIKLILVPFCIFVISKTMFIDEIVVVVSLLQSAMPCMASAPIIVKRFQGDSTYPAIGVLLSTIISIATIPLLIGLVQMIFNVF
- a CDS encoding glucosamine-6-phosphate deaminase — encoded protein: MKLYVSINPQELGEKAASHAADELNKAISEQGYARLLVSTGASQFETLSALIKKDIDWKKVEMFHLDEYVNLPENHIASFRKYLKERFVQRIPLKKAHLVNGEGDIKETIKLLTEEIRKQPIDVALIGIGENAHIAFNDPPADFDTKEAYIVVELDDKCKEQQVREGWFKIIEDVPKTAISMSVYQIMQSKIIISSVPHLVKAKAVKDTLESDLTNTIPATMLKQHDNWHLYLDESSSSLIDHKQSYNSLYL
- a CDS encoding LacI family DNA-binding transcriptional regulator, whose protein sequence is MKKKPTISDIAKLANVSIATVSRVLSNSDYPVKEEVRQKILGISKEVNYKPNIFGKMLKGGSSKEIGVIIPSVTNPFYAQLVSAVEKQCINRGYIPLICSSYNNPKMEKRHIDILFQKQVAGIVMSTIRKDDPFLNIEAHDKNVKVVLFDQTRTDLQYDSVSFDFRKGGYMAVDYLIQCGHKDIAFLTAPIDRKSRKMILEGYKQALKINGIMYNSKRVIISSMIGTNDSGEFEYENGKTLARLLLQDKVLPDAIVTINDMTAIGIIRELTSEGIEVPKDVSIIGFDNISISSMITPSLTTINQPSYETGTLATKMLLDRIEGKEIETNNIVMKPTLIKRDSVKKIEKETRQ
- a CDS encoding glucosamine-6-phosphate deaminase, with the protein product MRNQHYGEVNLKIFKTREDMGVVAAREASEKIIELLGEKKEINCVFAAAPSQNEFLQSLLGDSKIDWSRINGYHMDEYIGLSQENSRSFTNFLNTKIFNKVPFKSVNLLNGLADPQEECNRYEKLLKHNPIDIVFMGIGENGHIAFNDPGVAKFQDERLVKIVELEESCKVQQVNDGCFPTIEDVPQKAITLTIPALVDCKYIFCVVPSANKAKAVTSALKGEISEVCPASILRRTKNVNMYIDEACAALL